ACCTCCCCCAAGGAAAGGTTATTGCAGTTGACGCCAAGGTCCCAGTTCTCAAGCAAGGCCAAAAGCTGGCCAGATTGCTTCGCGACCACGTGAAATCACTTGCTCAAAAGGCCTACTGGGAAGCCCTACAAAAAGAGCTAAAGCGCAGCCCTGAATTTGTGGTGCTCTTTCTCCCAGCGGAAAGCCTTCTTGCCCAGGCCTACCATGAAGATCCGGAAATACTTGAATTTGCCGCTGAAAAAAAAATTATCCTGGCCACACCTCTCACCTTGCTTTCCATGCTTAAGGCGGTGGCCTTTGCCTGGCAGGAGGAATCTTTTGTGAAAAACGCCGAAGAGATTATCCAGCTTGGACGAGAGCTTTTTAGTCGCCTTGAAACCTTTGCCGAACATATAAGCCGTCTCGGAGCCTCGGTTGAAAAAGTTGTTACCACCTACAACCAGTTAGTAGGCTCGTATCAGCGAAGACTCTACCCCCTGGCCAGGCGTTTCCAGGAACTCAAGGCAGTCTCAAACGACAAAGAAGCAACCCTTCCCCAGGAACTGGACTTAAAGAAACTTGACCGTTAATAAAAATTTAGTTTACTCAAAATGAGACCTT
This genomic window from Thermodesulfatator atlanticus DSM 21156 contains:
- the rmuC gene encoding DNA recombination protein RmuC; the encoded protein is MIEIAFLSGGFAVGFLLAWFLRTRETRFLESRVKELQEEKEALKQTLSQDLIKTLEAFSGKITSQNAKILADLSREIFEAREKHLEKITLPLNEHLKELKAELRELEAKREHAYGKLAEKLESLVSEHLPRLEKEANLLKSIFQSPQLRGHWGEIQLKRLVELAGLLEHCDFSTQVTTQTKYRPDLVVHLPQGKVIAVDAKVPVLKQGQKLARLLRDHVKSLAQKAYWEALQKELKRSPEFVVLFLPAESLLAQAYHEDPEILEFAAEKKIILATPLTLLSMLKAVAFAWQEESFVKNAEEIIQLGRELFSRLETFAEHISRLGASVEKVVTTYNQLVGSYQRRLYPLARRFQELKAVSNDKEATLPQELDLKKLDR